Proteins from one Malania oleifera isolate guangnan ecotype guangnan chromosome 4, ASM2987363v1, whole genome shotgun sequence genomic window:
- the LOC131153427 gene encoding protein NDR1-like: MVFSGISKVPSIYFWVFQGFILLGLASAVAWLSLIPKSPICTITDLHVPALDGHEARNYSTFHRHEIIRNTSLIFNLTVSNPNKGIGINFDDISVILGDSNGTRIWTVSVPGFYQGRKKATSLKLEVPINQQFLRGVTGAGTTGLKIDLHTAVRYRIFGLKSKHYEIDVGGYARIDFHRRIVGEKNVKLHKTLKLRRYGN; encoded by the coding sequence ATGGTCTTCTCTGGAATCTCCAAAGTTCCATCAATTTATTTTTGGGTCTTCCAAGGTTTTATCTTGTTGGGCTTGGCTTCTGCGGTAGCATGGTTAAGTCTAATCCCAAAGAGTCCCATTTGCACCATCACTGATCTCCACGTTCCTGCCTTGGATGGCCATGAGGCCCGTAACTATTCTACATTCCATCGGCATGAAATCATCAGAAACACTTCCCTCATCTTCAACCTCACAGTCTCAAACCCCAACAAAGGAATCGGCATAAATTTCGATGACATCTCCGTGATCTTAGGTGACAGTAATGGTACCAGAATTTGGACAGTATCCGTCCCCGGCTTCTACCAAGGTCGCAAGAAGGCTACTTCGCTCAAACTGGAAGTGCCCATTAACCAGCAGTTCTTGAGAGGAGTCACGGGTGCAGGGACTACAGGgctgaagatagatttgcatacTGCAGTTAGGTATCGAATATTTGGATTGAAGTCGAAGCATTACGAGATTGATGTTGGAGGGTATGCACGTATAGATTTTCACAGGAGGATTGTAGGGGAGAAAAATGTAAAGCTGCATAAAACACTCAAGCTGAGAAGATATGGGAATTGA